The genomic stretch CCCCAGACCAGACTCAAAGTCGGTTCCTACTACTTTCTCCATAAAGGAGATCGCGCTATAAATTTCTTTCCTCCCTTGATTGAGGTAGGTATCCGATTTCAGATCCAAGATCGCTACGGAGATCTCATTGATAAGAAGGCAGGTATTTATGTTTTTGATAGAATTTAAGGAAAGAGCCACATTGAAGTAAGCTTCCATTTTAGGATCTTTTCTGGATTGGGCTTTTAGAAGATTTCCTTCCTTCTTCAAATCTTCTAAAAATGCGCGAAAATCCGCCAGTTTCTCCTGAAATTCTTGCTTCTGTTCCTTAGTAAGAGCCATTCTAATTATACCTGCACATTTATCAGACTTCCGACAGAAAGGGCGTACATATAATCGGAATTGGGAGTATTCTCCGCTTTTTTCCGATCTTCTTCTTTTTCTTCCTCTCCACCAGGTTCTCGAACTGGAAGCGGAACGGAGATGGAATCTAAGGGGCTGGATTCTATTCTCATAAACTCGTCCGTTTGCCGTTCTATCTGAACCGAAGTCCCAATAGAATTATCGGCTTGTTCCTACTAACTATTTGACATATATTACAGAGGCAAAATCCTAACTAAGGAGATAGTATATGTACGCACCACTCGCATTTTTAAATTTAGGCCCTTGGGAAATCTTTTTCATACTAGGTTTAGCTCTCCTGCTTTTCGGGGGCAAGCGACTTCCCTCTTTAGCTAAGGATTTAGGAGACGGAATCCGCCAATTCCGCAAGTCTCTTTCTGGAGATTCCGAATCTGAATCCGCTAAAATCCAGGAACCTGAAACTAAACCGACGGCTCCGACTTCTTCCCCTAAAAAATCCAAAAAATCCGCTTAATAACACGATTTCGCACTGAGAACACAAAGTTCGCTGAGATAGTTTTAGGAGAAAGTTCTCCGTATTTTAACCTCTGTGTTCTCCGTGAACTCTGTGCGAAACCTTATGTTAATTCCAACCTTTCGATATGCCTTCTAAAAAAAAGAGCCTTTCAAGTAGCGAAACCAAGCAACCTTCCATCTCCGCATCTGAGGAAAGTCTTCCTCATGACAGAGAAAAGTTTATGACTTTGGGGGAACATTTAGAGGAACTTCGTTCCGTTCTGATACGTTCCATTCTGGTATTTACAGTTTTTTTCGTGGCAGCTTTGTATTTCGGAGAAGAACTACATAAGATAGTCATTAAACCATACAAGAATATTTTGGGAGAATCCGCGACATTCTACCAAATCAAACTCATGGCTCCTTTCATGGTTTATCTAAGAACAGGATTTATGGTTTCTATCCTGATCACCTTTCCTTTCGCATTAGCGTTTTTATGGGGATTTGTTTCTCCTGCATTAGAACCAAGGGCTGCCAGGCTCGGAAAAGCACTTATCGCATTCTCGACTGTTCTATTTTGGCTGGGAGTCTGGT from Leptospira neocaledonica encodes the following:
- a CDS encoding Sec-independent protein translocase subunit TatA/TatB, translating into MYAPLAFLNLGPWEIFFILGLALLLFGGKRLPSLAKDLGDGIRQFRKSLSGDSESESAKIQEPETKPTAPTSSPKKSKKSA
- the tatC gene encoding twin-arginine translocase subunit TatC; translation: MPSKKKSLSSSETKQPSISASEESLPHDREKFMTLGEHLEELRSVLIRSILVFTVFFVAALYFGEELHKIVIKPYKNILGESATFYQIKLMAPFMVYLRTGFMVSILITFPFALAFLWGFVSPALEPRAARLGKALIAFSTVLFWLGVWLCWAQAFESFLKIFLVTVRPLDIETRLPIDEYYDVFFNMHLIFGLSFQLPVIMVLLAAVGILKLSFLLKHWREAFIGIAFAAAVLSPGPDVISMLMLFVPLLVLFAISLVLIAIIERK